In the genome of Candidatus Marinimicrobia bacterium CG08_land_8_20_14_0_20_45_22, one region contains:
- a CDS encoding aldehyde oxidase, with amino-acid sequence MSKKESVDTRSAKSASGGKARNFSIVGTSVNKIDALSLSTGRAQFTDDFSIPNTAHIKLLYSPHAHAKIKMLDISETLKVHGVIDIIHHGNVPEIFHTTAGQGYPEPSPYDTLMFDSTMRFVGDRVAAVLAETPEIAEEALSKIKVEYEILPALLDFEKAMDDDAPKLHLEKGKGYLIGAPYFPEKNIAAKILIDVGNLEQGLSESDLTFSETFYTHYGSHAALEPNAVLSYFDERNRLVIVTSTQVPFHARRICSHLLQIPIRQIHVIKPRIGGGFGGKQEVFLEYIAGMFTLRTGRPAKIVLTREEVFISSRTRHPMRVNVQAGVQKDGTIHAIAINALMNTGAYGAHALTVLSNAGSKVLPLVNKAPHQRFNGITVYTNLPVAGAYRGYGATQGYFPLGQMMDIMARKLDIDVLDLYRKNAIRKGETSPIFQKLGEGKEGVEQFIESCGLDECIERGAHEIRWKEKRDKKIRNGAKVRGVGMACMMQGSAIPRVDMGAAYIKMNEDGSFNLQIGATDIGTGSDTILGQIAAEALSVGIDDIIVASSDTDFTPFDVGAYASSTTYLSGEAVRKCAEKVKMQILDVAAEMSHSPVESLAMKEKKVMFPGGELSFQEICHYAMYAVNQFQIQASASHFTTASPPPFAAHFAEVEIDTETGDIRVVKYVSVTDCGQPINPKLVEGQIEGAIVNGISWVLTEEYLFNEKGKMTNPNFGRYKLFSAADLPDIKTIVVQTYEPTGPYGAKSVAEIGINGPAPAIANAIFDAIGVRIHALPLTAEKIFQALKTAKK; translated from the coding sequence ATGAGTAAAAAAGAATCGGTCGATACGCGAAGCGCGAAATCCGCCAGTGGTGGAAAGGCTCGGAACTTTTCTATCGTCGGCACTTCTGTCAACAAGATCGACGCGCTGTCACTCTCGACGGGGCGCGCGCAGTTTACGGATGATTTTTCCATTCCAAATACGGCGCATATCAAACTGTTGTATTCGCCGCATGCGCATGCAAAAATTAAAATGCTTGATATATCGGAAACGCTTAAAGTTCACGGTGTTATCGATATTATTCATCATGGGAATGTTCCGGAGATTTTCCACACCACCGCAGGTCAAGGCTATCCGGAACCGTCGCCTTACGATACGCTAATGTTCGATTCGACCATGCGATTCGTCGGCGACCGTGTCGCGGCTGTTCTGGCGGAGACGCCGGAGATTGCCGAAGAAGCCCTTTCCAAGATCAAGGTCGAATATGAAATTTTACCGGCGTTGTTGGATTTCGAAAAAGCGATGGATGATGATGCGCCAAAATTACATTTGGAGAAAGGGAAGGGCTATCTCATTGGTGCACCCTATTTCCCTGAAAAAAACATTGCCGCGAAAATCCTGATCGACGTCGGTAATCTGGAACAAGGCCTGAGTGAAAGCGACCTGACTTTTTCAGAGACATTTTATACTCATTATGGTTCACATGCCGCGTTAGAACCCAATGCGGTGCTTTCGTACTTCGATGAACGCAACCGTTTGGTCATCGTGACGTCAACACAGGTTCCGTTCCATGCCAGGCGAATTTGTTCGCATCTTCTTCAGATTCCGATTCGGCAGATCCATGTTATCAAACCGCGCATCGGCGGCGGATTTGGTGGAAAACAGGAAGTTTTTCTCGAATATATTGCCGGTATGTTCACGCTAAGAACCGGCAGGCCAGCGAAAATCGTATTAACGCGGGAAGAGGTTTTTATCTCCTCACGGACGCGACATCCGATGCGGGTTAATGTTCAGGCGGGAGTTCAAAAAGATGGGACGATTCACGCCATTGCGATAAATGCGCTGATGAATACAGGCGCTTACGGAGCGCACGCGTTAACGGTTTTGTCGAATGCCGGATCGAAAGTGCTTCCGTTGGTCAACAAAGCGCCGCATCAACGTTTCAACGGAATAACGGTCTATACAAATCTTCCCGTCGCCGGAGCCTATCGCGGTTATGGCGCAACGCAGGGCTATTTTCCCCTCGGACAAATGATGGATATCATGGCGCGGAAACTCGACATTGACGTTCTCGATCTATATCGGAAAAATGCGATTCGGAAGGGCGAGACTTCGCCTATATTCCAGAAGCTCGGCGAGGGTAAAGAGGGTGTCGAACAATTCATCGAATCCTGCGGGTTGGACGAGTGTATTGAACGCGGAGCGCACGAGATTAGATGGAAAGAGAAGCGAGATAAAAAAATCCGCAATGGTGCGAAAGTTCGTGGCGTCGGTATGGCTTGCATGATGCAAGGATCGGCGATTCCGCGCGTCGATATGGGCGCCGCTTATATTAAAATGAACGAAGACGGATCGTTCAACCTTCAGATCGGCGCAACGGATATCGGCACCGGTTCCGATACGATTCTGGGCCAAATCGCCGCCGAAGCGCTGAGTGTTGGAATTGACGACATCATTGTAGCATCTTCAGATACCGATTTTACGCCATTTGATGTGGGCGCTTATGCGTCGTCAACGACCTATTTATCTGGCGAGGCAGTTCGGAAATGCGCTGAAAAAGTTAAAATGCAAATTCTCGACGTTGCCGCTGAGATGAGCCACTCTCCGGTAGAATCTCTGGCAATGAAGGAGAAAAAAGTCATGTTTCCTGGCGGCGAATTGTCATTCCAGGAAATTTGTCATTACGCGATGTACGCAGTAAACCAATTCCAGATTCAAGCGTCAGCATCACATTTCACGACCGCTTCTCCGCCGCCGTTTGCGGCGCATTTCGCGGAAGTCGAGATCGATACTGAAACGGGTGATATTCGTGTCGTCAAATATGTTTCGGTAACCGATTGTGGTCAACCGATAAATCCGAAATTGGTCGAAGGTCAAATTGAAGGTGCAATTGTCAATGGAATCTCGTGGGTGTTGACAGAAGAATATCTTTTTAATGAAAAAGGCAAAATGACGAATCCGAATTTTGGACGATACAAACTATTTTCCGCCGCTGATTTGCCCGATATCAAAACGATTGTAGTTCAGACGTATGAGCCAACAGGACCATACGGAGCGAAGTCTGTGGCGGAAATCGGCATCAACGGACCGGCGCCGGCAATTGCCAATGCGATTTTTGATGCGATCGGCGTCCGAATTCATGCCCTACCGCTTACGGCGGAAAAAATATTTCAGGCGCTAAAAACAGCCAAGAAATAA
- a CDS encoding xanthine dehydrogenase has product MKIELIINQMNKTLEVQPGETLLETLRANGYTGVKYGCGSGDCGACMVLLNGEPVNSCQVLTASVKGESVTTIEGVGTIGKPHPIQEELVKAGAIQCGFCTPGIVLSAVALLNRNPHPTDEEIKMAIDSHLCRCTGYVKIIEGIRNASKSVSAQDPEFKVPNSRHQK; this is encoded by the coding sequence ATGAAAATTGAATTAATCATTAATCAGATGAATAAAACGCTTGAAGTCCAGCCGGGTGAAACATTGCTCGAGACGTTGAGAGCGAATGGCTACACCGGCGTCAAGTATGGTTGTGGTTCAGGCGATTGCGGCGCCTGTATGGTTTTATTGAACGGCGAACCGGTGAATTCCTGCCAGGTTTTGACCGCGTCAGTCAAGGGCGAATCGGTCACAACGATTGAAGGTGTTGGAACGATAGGTAAGCCGCATCCAATTCAGGAGGAATTGGTCAAAGCTGGAGCGATTCAGTGTGGATTTTGTACGCCGGGCATCGTTTTATCTGCCGTTGCGTTATTGAACCGAAATCCGCATCCGACAGACGAAGAAATAAAAATGGCAATCGACAGTCATCTTTGCCGTTGTACCGGTTATGTAAAAATTATCGAAGGCATCAGAAATGCTTCCAAAAGTGTAAGCGCTCAGGATCCCGAGTTCAAAGTTCCGAATTCAAGACATCAAAAATGA